The following proteins are encoded in a genomic region of Oncorhynchus kisutch isolate 150728-3 linkage group LG6, Okis_V2, whole genome shotgun sequence:
- the si:ch211-198p11.6 gene encoding uncharacterized protein si:ch211-198p11.6 isoform X2, with protein MMVLPVWGLTLPLPAVLMIVVGLYMIFLAMALWFRQCLKCSPECGDCCPNIAPFDYCLACAESCNCRMPSLRSCLDQTCPSTCPSLPNCNMWDCACTCQPPACESFNCLCFEIKFR; from the exons GTGTTGCCTGTGTGGGGCCTCACACTCCCTCTTCCCGCTGTACTGATGATTGTTGTTGGTCTTTACATGATTTTCCTTGCAATGGCATTATGGTTCCGCCAATGCCTCAAG TGTTCTCCTGAGTGTGGTGACTGCTGTCCAAATATCGCCCCATTCGATTACTGTTTAGCATGTGCAGAGTCGTGCAACTGTCGCATGCCATCACTGCGCTCGTGCCTTGACCAGACCTGCCCCTCTACCTGCCCCTCTCTTCCTAAT TGTAACATGTGGGACTGTGCTTGCACCTGCCAACCCCCAGCATGTGAGTCCTTCAACTGCCTCTGCTTCGAGATCAAGTTCAGATAG
- the si:ch211-198p11.6 gene encoding keratin-associated protein 5-4 isoform X1, translating into MMVLPVWGLTLPLPAVLMIVVGLYMIFLAMALWFRQCLKEQCSPECGDCCPNIAPFDYCLACAESCNCRMPSLRSCLDQTCPSTCPSLPNCNMWDCACTCQPPACESFNCLCFEIKFR; encoded by the exons GTGTTGCCTGTGTGGGGCCTCACACTCCCTCTTCCCGCTGTACTGATGATTGTTGTTGGTCTTTACATGATTTTCCTTGCAATGGCATTATGGTTCCGCCAATGCCTCAAG GAACAGTGTTCTCCTGAGTGTGGTGACTGCTGTCCAAATATCGCCCCATTCGATTACTGTTTAGCATGTGCAGAGTCGTGCAACTGTCGCATGCCATCACTGCGCTCGTGCCTTGACCAGACCTGCCCCTCTACCTGCCCCTCTCTTCCTAAT TGTAACATGTGGGACTGTGCTTGCACCTGCCAACCCCCAGCATGTGAGTCCTTCAACTGCCTCTGCTTCGAGATCAAGTTCAGATAG